The window GTTGGCGACGCTGGTGGCGATGGCGGTGAAGCCCAGTAGCGGACCCTGGTTGTCATCAGGGTCGCCGCCATCGTTGTCGTTGCTGCAACCGATCAGCGACATGCCCAGCATGCCCGCCAACGCGGCGCTGACGCCGCCCTTGATGACGGTGCGGCGGGCGATGCGGGTTTCAAGCACGGAAGCGAAAGGGCGGTTTCCGGAAAAGTTGGTGACAGGATCAATTCCGGAGTTGTCGAATTCGAATTTTTTTATGTCGGACATACTCAAACCTCTTCTCATCAGAGTTCACGTCAGAACGCAGTGGGCCAGAAATACCGGAAAGAGGTGACAGCATGGTTACAAACAGATTTCATTATGGAAGAAGCAGTTAAGCGCCCTCCTCGCTCGACAATGGGGATACGCCGGTTTTATGGCGGGCGGTTTATGCGTGGGCGACAGAGCGACTTCCACACATACTTACGAATGCCGGCGACATACACAGGCTATCGTTCTGGTAGTCACTTGCACTAAAACCACAGAGGTTTAATACTTTATTAATTTACGGCGAATAGCGCCGTAAAAGTTAGCAAAGGTAAACTCTCCATCGATATGCTAGTTTATAAAAAAACAGAATCTACGGCGGTATTCGCCGTGAATTTTTCAAATGATAAACCTAGAGAGAGTTTGGGGCTTGAATAAGAGTGTTACTTTAGGGGAAAGCGTAACGAAAGGTGCTTATAAGCAGTCACTTAGAACACTTCTGCCTTATGGCATGTTAGCCACCAGAAAATGGCTAGCGGACCAAGGCTTAAGTACTCATGCGCTGGACAACGCGGTTAAAACCGACACTTTATTGTCGTTGGCTACTGGCGTGTATAGTCAGTATTCTCGCTCTTTGAGCTGGGAAGGTGTTGTCGCCTCTATGCAGCGCATGGAAAAAGGCAAAGGAGAAAATGTACCGCCTGTTGTAGTCGGTGGGCTGACAGCCTTTTCTTTGTCTGGTATATCACAATATCTTTCATTGGGCAGTAAGCTACATATCCACTTATACACGCCTAGCAAGTTGCCGACATGGCTTACACGATTGTCGCTACCTGTAGAGTTTGAAGGACACAGTACTAACAAGCTGTGGCCTGAAAGCCTGCTAGCCGATAAAACTTTTATCAAGGAATATGAGTGGGAAGCGGACTTGCCGCCCGTATATTTCTCATGCCCAGAGAAAGCCATATTGGAGTTGTTAGTGGACTTGCCAGGCTCGGTGACGTTTGAGCATGCCGATGAACTAATGCAGGGACTAGTAAACTTATCACCCAGAAAACTCGATATGCTTTTAAAAGCCTGTAAGAGCGTGAAGGCCAAACGGCTGTTTTTCTGGCTGGCGAAACGTCAAGCTTACCCTTGGTTTAGTAAACTGGATGTCGAAGATTACGACCTAGGCTCAGGTAAGCGCGTTGTCGCTAAAAGCGGCAAGCTGGATACGGACTATCTAATCACCATACCGTCACATATGGTAACGGTAAATGCAAGTTAGGTTCAGGGATGGATAAAAACAGCAATTATTACAAGCAAGTGCAGCTATTGATGCAGGTTTTGCCCTTTGTCGCCAAACAAAAATGTTTTGCGCTCAAAGGTGGTACGGCAATCAACCTCTTTGTAAGAAATCTTCCGCGCTTGTCCGTTGATATTGATCTGGTCTATCTCCCCATGAAGGGCCGTGATGAGGCTTTACAGGAAATTTGCGGAGCATTAGATGCAATTAGCGCAGATCTCAAAGCAGCGTTTAAAGACATAGAGCTAACAGAAGCCTATAAATCAAAACGCGATGCGCTACGTCTGATAGTTGCGCGTAACGGCGTACAGATAAAAGTCGAATTATCACCTGTATTGCGCGGCACAGTTTACGAGCCGCAGCTATTGGAAGTGTGCTCTGCGGTAGAAGATGAATTTGGCTAAGTCGAAGTACCTGTGGTGGCGCTGGCCGATCTCTACGCAGGAAAAATCTGCGCGGCATTAGATCGACAGCATCCAAGAGACTTATTTGATATTAAGTGGCTCTTGGAAAATGAAGGGTTGGCGGATGAGATAAGAAAAGCCTTACTTGTTTATCTATCGAGTCACAATCGACCAATAGCCGAATTACTCAGCCCGCAGTATAAGGATATATCGGCCATCTACGCAGGTGAATTTGCAAATATGGCCGAGACGAATGTTCCTCTGGAAGAGCTGTTGGAAGTTAGAGAGCGCTTGGTAGGACTAATTCATCAAGGGCTAACTGAAAGCGAGAAAAACTTTCTACTTTCGTTTAAAAACCGTAAGCCAGATTGGGAACTACTTAACCTGAAAGGGATAAGTGAACTTCCAGCCATTAAGTGGAAACTGGTTAATCTTGCGAAAATGCCAGATAACAAACTTAAGCAGGCGCTAGAAAAGCTAAAAGAAGCCCTGGGGATGTGATTTGTGGAGCCTGGACATCCAAGATGTTGGTTTCCAGCGGCTTGTTCATGATTTCCAGCCAACCCTGAAGCTCAGGCTCAAATTATCTATTCAAGCCTCAAAGAACAGCATACAGAAGCTGGACTGCTGAGACTGGAATTACTTAAGCGCGTATTTGTCCCGCAACGCCCGAATCGTCTCTGCAGGCAACGCGGACTTCTGGCCATCAAGATAGACGGCGGCTTTGTCGCGGCGCTCCATCCCGACCAGGGCCTGTACTATGCGTTCGGACAGTTCAGGGTCTTTTTGCAGTTGTGGATCGCTTTCCTGCGCGGTCACCCCTGCCTGGACGACGGTGAGGTAATCTTTGGTTTCCAGCGCGGCCTTGCTCAGCAGCACGTAGCCTTCCAGCGTCAGCTCGATCTTCAGAGAGGTCGTCACGGCTTTCACCGCGTCGTCATAGCGTCCGCTGGCGTAGTAGGACTGCGCCAGGGTCAGAGGGGCGAGATACCAGTCGGGATAGGCGTTGATGAGCTTGTTCATCAACGATTCCACCGCCTCGTAGGCGCCCTGCTGAATGCCCAGCTCAGCAATTTTGAGGTAGGGCCAGCGATTGCCGGGATCGAGTTTTACGCTTTGGTTAAACGCCTGCAGCGCTGCTTCATTTTGTTGCAAGTCCTGGTAGATTTTTCCCAGCCAGTATTCATAACGCCCATCCGTTCCGCCCAGTTCCGGCTGCAGCGAACGCCAGTAATCCAGCGCCTGTTGCGGCGACTTGATTTCACTCAGCTTCTCCACATAGGCCAGTACTTTTTGCTGATCAATGTCTTTCTCGACGCCAAAGGTCGCCGCTACCCACAGCAGCGCAAACAAAACCGCTATTCCGCGCAGACGACGGAGAGTGCCGACGCGGCTCAATGTCATTCTTTTCTTCATGCACTACTCCGTTTGTAAGTTCTCCGCGTTCTGCGAGGGAGATAGCCATTCGACTGGCAACTTGATTATGGATGTGTCCCCTCACCCTTTTCCTACGAATACTATAGCCACGGTTAGAACCGCTCCCGATTATAGGTTTACCTATTCAGTTCAGGCAAAGGCGTCTGGGATACCGGTGGTTTCTTTGGCGCTCTGGGAGGCCCTTCGACAGGCTCAGGGCGAACGGGGGTATTAGTGGCCCGGTGGGCGAGAGTATGTAGGGGTGGGTGTTGTATTGGATCTGTCTTTATTGTGGGTTCTTTAGCGCTCTGGGAGGCCCTTCGACGGGCTCAGGGCGAGCGGGGGGTGGCTTATGCTTCCCTTTATTCGCGTTTTTTTCGCCTGGGGTCAGCTGCTGGCTATTCCCCTGTTCGAATAACTTTGGCATAAAGGCGCTGGTTTTAATGGGACAGCTTATCAGGAGTCTGACTTGCACTATGTCGATATGAGCAAAGTGGTGGAAACCTCCGCTTACTTAAAAACGCTTTCACAGGATAAAGATGACTTTTCCGAGCTTCTGCGCGCGGCGGGAGATGAGCTCGCTTTCTACAATTGGTGCGAGGGGATTCTGCAGTCTTATATCGGCATGTATACGCCGGGCATCCTGGGGGTGTTTCTTTTCCAGATTCGCCCGGCGCGCCCTGAAGTGGATGAATGGGTTTGGGTGATCACCGGCGATTTGCCTACGGCCTACATCACCACGGAAGACGCGCCCAATGCCGCCTGCGCATTGGATGGCTATATTGGCGCGATGGAGGAATGGGTGGCGGCGGTAGAGCAAGGTGAGTCAGTGCAAAGTCTGATTCCAGTGAATGCGCCGCCAACGCCTGAATACGCGCAAGCGTTGAAGGTCAGGCTGGAGCTGCTGGACCAGCATATTCTGTCTGATCATCAGGATGATCTCGCGCAAACCGGGCCGGCGGAATCATAAAGCAACTTGTGGAAGCAGGGAGAGTTGGCGCTCTGGGAGGCCCTTCGACAGGCTCAGGGCGAACGGGTTTTATCCCGTAACCTTCCCCGCGTTCTCGCTTGAAGTGAGGCAGGTGGGCTTAGACGTAGACTCTGCTCTCTCCCGTCCCAAACGCATGCAGCGCCACAACCCGCTGAATAGCCTTGGCGATTTTCCTGCCGCCCTGAGCGGAAGGTTCAATGGGGGATCTGGCGGAGTAATCTCCCACATCCTGGCAAAGGTTGCGCAGATCGATGATCGGGAGCCGTCTGGCGATGGCTTCCTCCAGAATGATTTCGTTGAACAGCGCCAACCCGGCCACCGTTTCCGTCCCCAGGCCGGGGATGTTGTTGTATACGGTGCAGACCACCAGATTGGGGCTTCTTTCCAGCAAGGCTTCCAGCATGTTGCTGTAGTTGGAGCGAAAGGCGTCGCGCTCCCGGTCCATCGCGCGCATGGCGGCGCCGACGGTGTTGACGCGGGCGTCCAGAATATTAATCACGCTCAGGGCGTCATTGCCGCCACAGCTCACGATGACGTGAGAAGCGTCGTCGGGAAAGTCCACCAGTTGCTCCGACACATCCGTGGTGACGCTGCCGTCCACCGCGATCAGAGTCACGGTGACGTCGTTTCCCATCACCGCCTGGAGTTGCTCCACAACGGAATCGCCTTCATCGACGTAGGATGCGTTATCAAAAATGGAGTCGCCGACCAGAACAATATGCACCGGCGTATTTATCGCGCTTGCTTTAGCCATAACCCTGCTCAACTCGTCTCTCAGATGCCCACTACTAAAAGTCTTTTCCTTTCTTCTCTGCTAAAACAGATAGCCCACTATTCCCGGTTTAACCAGCGGGAGAAGGATTTACCCCGCGCGGATGCAGCGAATTTCTCAGAATTAACCGCCGATAACCAAGCCGGCTTTCTATACATCGCCACCCTCAACATAGATAATTTTCTACGCAAAGAGAATCCCTTCAGCCCGAGTATACGCCGGGAAAGTAGAACAGGAAAAAGTGAAATTTAATGACATCGCCGTCGATTGCTAAGCCCATGTGGTTGTCTGGATCAGAGTGTAAAGTCGGTATTCTTTATCTGGCGGCGATAGCCTATCCGGCGGGGCTGGTTTATGACGCAATCTATCGACACCATGATCACTACACCGGGATCACAAGCTGGTATGGACAAACATCACTAACCGCTGATGTTATCGCTTTCATGCCCGTCAAAGACGCCTTGCTCTACCTGACCGGCGCCTACTACATCGATGAAAACTACCAAGCCGACGCCGCCATATTACCCTGGCGCGACGGCGAACCAGACTCCAAAGCGCCCCAGATCGCCGCCGCTCCGGGCTCTTACGATATCCTCACCTGGGACGAAGAATTCGGCTGGAGCACACCCATCGCTTACTGCCGCGGGCATATCCCACTGGAAGAATTCCTGAAGGCCGCCGCCAGATATATTCCATTAACGCGCAAGACCTGCTGTCGGCCTTAACGTTGCACTTTCAGGACACTGCAATTCAATGACAAAACACGCCGCCTGGATCATTCACTTCAAAGCCCACATGGATGAGTTTTCGCTTATGAATCTGGACGGCTCCGAATATATCGCGGGCATCATCATCGTCCCGGGGCATTCAATGAGGGCGGCGCTTGATGCGCTCGATGACTATCTGAGCAAGAACAGAATGTGGGTAATGGATGTTTCCAAATGCGAACGGTACGTTCCTGAAAACTTTACCGCTCCGACAAAAGAAAATAAGGACATCATTGAGGTCGCTGAAACGGTCCTCATCTACCAGGCGTCGGAATTCGTCAGCGGGGCCAGTTCAAAAGTTCTGGAGGATGAAGAAGGCGAAGCAACCTAGTGGTGTGACTTCACCCTCTCCAAGCCAGCACTAGCAGTAAACCAAGCAGCCTCGGGCTCTAAGTTCATCGAGCCATTCCGGCTCTTGCAGCCGCTCGGACCAGCGCAGGTCCAGTTTGCAGAGGTTCTCCAACGACAGGATCGACTCAGGCAGCGTCTCAAGACGATTTTTTCTGAGGTCCAGCAGGCGCAGTTGTTTCAGCTCACCGATGGAGTCTGGCAGTTGCTCGATAGGATTATTACGCAGGTCCAACTCTTCCAATGACGCGCAGCCCCCGATTTCATCTGGCAACGCCGTAATCTGGTTGCCCTCCAGAAATAACTTACGCAGTTTGGTTGAGCGACCAATCGTTTTGGGCAGTTCAGTCAGACGATTGTTCTGGAGATACACTTCTTTCAGCGTTCGGGACAGAAAGAAGGAATCCGGCAAGGCGACAAGACCGCTGTTATACAACCTGAACTCCACCAATGACTCAAAACTGAAATCATCCGGCAACGCCGTCAGCGGGTTATCGCTCAGATTAAGGTAGAGCAATTTATCCAACTGCTTCAGAGAGCCTGGCAGCGCGGCAACTTTGTTGTTGCTGGCGTATAAAAACTCTACGTCACCACAGTGTGCAATCGAGCCAGGCATCTCACTCAACCTGTTGTGCGCGATATCGATAATCTTCAACTTGGTCAGATTGCCAATCTCACTGGACACCGCTTCCAGCTGATTTTTACTGACGTTCAAATCTTCCAGCTGAGTCAGACTCCAGATTTCAGGGACAATCTCCGCGATCTGGTTATCGAAGACACTGAATTTTTTCAGTTCCGCCGCACTTCCGATACTGTGCGGAATAGCGCTGATGCGGTTGCCGTTCAAAGACAACTCACGAAGAGAAGCGTAATCCTCAATGACCGGAAACGAATCCAGCTTCTCGTTGTTTATTGAAATAATCCTGTTATTCACTCTTTGGGTTCCGTGGGGTTAAAGCGTGCGGGTAGGATAAGCCCAAATGGAGAAAAACGCCCAGCCCCATCAATGGGTTCTGGGCGTTTTCAAATCGAGCGATGTCAGCGGCTTAGTAGTTAAATCCCGCTTGGCAGCGGAGCGCCGATGGGTTGCATGTCGAGGAGGATATTTTTTGCTTCTTGTTTCCATTGCAGAGGCAGCGAATAGTTGGGGAATCTAAGCGCCAGAACTGCGCCTTCATCGAGCAATGTGCGTACATTCGCAGGCATTTCCTGGTCCAGTTCCGCGCAGCCCTCGGCGTTCACTAAACCGCTGAAAGAAAGCGGTTCGACTTCGCCCAGCGCTTTGTGCGCTTCCAGACGCCAGCTCGAATTTTCGCCGATGTTGAATTGCTCTCCATGAGGCTGACTGAATCCCAATCCGCAGGCCTTTAGAATGATCGGCAGTGCGGGGAGAGGCTGAGCTGTTCGTTTTTGATCACGCAAAAATTTCCCCCAGATCAAGCGGGCTTCAGGCGAGTTCAGCGATATGTAGTTATAATCATCCGGCTTGCGTAGGGCCTCCAGCCGTTTCAGGCCTTGTTCCAGTTTGTCTATGTCGGTTTCGTATCTGAGTTCCTCTTCCAACAGGTTTCTGGCGGGCTGGCGGGCCGCTTCCAGCCCTAGCAGGGCGGCTTTCTCGTAGTGAATCAACGCCTGTTCTCTATCGCGATCTTCCTGACCACATCCCATTTCCGCGATGCGAGCCAGATGATAGTGGGCCACCGGCTCGTCCTGCGCGGCGCTTTTGCTGAAGGCGGATTGGGCTTCCACGTAGTTTTTCTCATCAAGCATTAGCACCCCGTAGTTGGTCCATGCCTGCCTGAGGTCTCTGTCCATCCCCTTCTGCAGCCACTCCACCGCCTGCTTTCTCATGGCGGACGAGTCAAAACCATCACGTTCTCCCGGCAATAGATGCCTGGACATCTGGTAAGCGCGAACATATTGCCTGGAAGCTTCGAAGTCATAGCCTGCGTCCGGCTTCAATTCATGCGCCTGGGCGTAGTAATCGCCGGACTTGAGAATATTGGGAAGCACACCCGCCACTGCGAACACAGACGTAGGATCGGGCTCGTTATACGCAACCGCGAGGTTAATATAGGTAGGCATCTTCAAGCCCCGATCCAATGCCTCCTGCAAAAGCGGAATAGCGGCCTCGGGTCGCCTGGCGTCAATCTCCATCACGCCCAGGTTATGGCTGGCCCGCGCAGAGCCTTTCTCCCGAGCCTGTTGATAAAACACACGAGCCTGTTCGCGGTCCTCATTAACGCCTTTTCCCAAGTCGTAAGCTTTACCAAGCAAAAACAGAGCGTCTGCGTCGCCCTTGGCCGCCGCCTCATGAGCCTGCGAAAAAAATTCTTCATACTGCCCGCTGATGAACAACTCTTCCGATGTTGCAGCGAGAGCGGAACGCCCGCC is drawn from Hahella sp. KA22 and contains these coding sequences:
- a CDS encoding type IV toxin-antitoxin system AbiEi family antitoxin produces the protein MNKSVTLGESVTKGAYKQSLRTLLPYGMLATRKWLADQGLSTHALDNAVKTDTLLSLATGVYSQYSRSLSWEGVVASMQRMEKGKGENVPPVVVGGLTAFSLSGISQYLSLGSKLHIHLYTPSKLPTWLTRLSLPVEFEGHSTNKLWPESLLADKTFIKEYEWEADLPPVYFSCPEKAILELLVDLPGSVTFEHADELMQGLVNLSPRKLDMLLKACKSVKAKRLFFWLAKRQAYPWFSKLDVEDYDLGSGKRVVAKSGKLDTDYLITIPSHMVTVNAS
- a CDS encoding lipopolysaccharide assembly protein LapB; the protein is MKKRMTLSRVGTLRRLRGIAVLFALLWVAATFGVEKDIDQQKVLAYVEKLSEIKSPQQALDYWRSLQPELGGTDGRYEYWLGKIYQDLQQNEAALQAFNQSVKLDPGNRWPYLKIAELGIQQGAYEAVESLMNKLINAYPDWYLAPLTLAQSYYASGRYDDAVKAVTTSLKIELTLEGYVLLSKAALETKDYLTVVQAGVTAQESDPQLQKDPELSERIVQALVGMERRDKAAVYLDGQKSALPAETIRALRDKYALK
- a CDS encoding SGNH/GDSL hydrolase family protein — its product is MAKASAINTPVHIVLVGDSIFDNASYVDEGDSVVEQLQAVMGNDVTVTLIAVDGSVTTDVSEQLVDFPDDASHVIVSCGGNDALSVINILDARVNTVGAAMRAMDRERDAFRSNYSNMLEALLERSPNLVVCTVYNNIPGLGTETVAGLALFNEIILEEAIARRLPIIDLRNLCQDVGDYSARSPIEPSAQGGRKIAKAIQRVVALHAFGTGESRVYV
- a CDS encoding leucine-rich repeat domain-containing protein, which produces MNNRIISINNEKLDSFPVIEDYASLRELSLNGNRISAIPHSIGSAAELKKFSVFDNQIAEIVPEIWSLTQLEDLNVSKNQLEAVSSEIGNLTKLKIIDIAHNRLSEMPGSIAHCGDVEFLYASNNKVAALPGSLKQLDKLLYLNLSDNPLTALPDDFSFESLVEFRLYNSGLVALPDSFFLSRTLKEVYLQNNRLTELPKTIGRSTKLRKLFLEGNQITALPDEIGGCASLEELDLRNNPIEQLPDSIGELKQLRLLDLRKNRLETLPESILSLENLCKLDLRWSERLQEPEWLDELRARGCLVYC
- a CDS encoding tetratricopeptide repeat protein, translated to MKKHYLAGLLCGLLISGAGGRSALAATSEELFISGQYEEFFSQAHEAAAKGDADALFLLGKAYDLGKGVNEDREQARVFYQQAREKGSARASHNLGVMEIDARRPEAAIPLLQEALDRGLKMPTYINLAVAYNEPDPTSVFAVAGVLPNILKSGDYYAQAHELKPDAGYDFEASRQYVRAYQMSRHLLPGERDGFDSSAMRKQAVEWLQKGMDRDLRQAWTNYGVLMLDEKNYVEAQSAFSKSAAQDEPVAHYHLARIAEMGCGQEDRDREQALIHYEKAALLGLEAARQPARNLLEEELRYETDIDKLEQGLKRLEALRKPDDYNYISLNSPEARLIWGKFLRDQKRTAQPLPALPIILKACGLGFSQPHGEQFNIGENSSWRLEAHKALGEVEPLSFSGLVNAEGCAELDQEMPANVRTLLDEGAVLALRFPNYSLPLQWKQEAKNILLDMQPIGAPLPSGI